In Topomyia yanbarensis strain Yona2022 chromosome 2, ASM3024719v1, whole genome shotgun sequence, one DNA window encodes the following:
- the LOC131681685 gene encoding polypeptide N-acetylgalactosaminyltransferase 3, whose product MFRLRVKIFYVYIIISFMLSVYLFYLISKYSVEKFINYQRNVRSSKFQSRPRIPQIVGHYVGAGVVGNVSKDFLNTNNFSPIPGAGENGDPVVIQARDLLKMQQFFQLNRYNLLASDRIALNRSLPDVRKPKCLLKTYPSKLPTTSIIIVFHNEAWSVLLRTVWSVIIRSPQHLIREILLVDDASDRTFLKTALENYVQKLPVAVSILRLNKREGLVAARLMGARVATGDTLTFLDAHCECSPGWLEPLLARVQENPHKVVCPVIDIISDDNFSYIKSFEFHWGAFNWQMHFRWYTLSDEELAERRKDTTMPFHTPSMAGGLFTIDRKYFFDIGAYDERLKIWGGDNLEMSFRVWQCGGEIEIAPCSHVGHLFRKSSPYTFPGGVSGILNENLARVALVWMDDWAKFFFKFNKGTEEFKSLNVSNRVALKKQLNCKSFDWYLRKIWPQNFFPAPNKFFGRIQPIDLSTFDYQEYIVLMKKINLIVKNLNPELKWKFLIKYLSENVKKIGESMKIAKHSSYCLQKPKSNTLINQPVGQSFLKKCSLLINILDEEFVIDDYGRIMTDEGVCLDSFRKTSTDGEQLIEGERKIKMVTCGSNKPGQRWLYETDTYHVRNINSNDCLERGLTLIKDDSEDKFEVFLNSCDVRNELQKWMLFPVAWK is encoded by the exons ATGTTTCGACTACGGGTTAAAATTTTCTACGTGTACATTATTATTTCATTTATGCTGTCCGTGTACTTATTTTATCTCATTTCGAAATACTCGGTGGAAAAATTCATCAACTACCAGCGGAACGTGAG GAGCAGCAAGTTTCAAAGCAGACCACGGATACCACAAATCGTAGGTCATTACGTAGGAGCTGGGGTAGTCGGTAATGTCTCTAAAGATTTCCTTAACACAAACAATTTTTCGCCTATCCCGGGAGCTGGTGAAAATGGAGATCCGGTTGTGATACAGGCAAGGGACCTGCTGAAGATGCAGCAGTTTTTTCAGCTGAATCGCTACAACTTACTGGCCAGTGATCGGATTGCTCTCAACCGTTCGTTGCCGGATGTCCGGAAACCTAAATGTCTGTTGAAGACGTACCCTTCCAAACTGCCAACAACGTCAATTATTATTGTCTTCCACAATGAGGCATGGTCAGTATTGTTGCGAACCGTTTGGAGCGTTATTATCAGATCCCCGCAGCATTTGATTAGAGAAATTCTGCTGGTGGATGACGCCAGTGatagaacatttttgaaaactgcGTTAGAGAACTATGTTCAGAAACTTCCGGTTGCGGTTAGTATTCTGCGGCTAAATAAACGAGAAGGATTGGTGGCTGCTCGCTTGATGGGAGCTAGAGTTGCCACAGGCGATACCTTGACCTTTCTGGATGCTCATTGTGAGTGTTCTCCGGGCTGGTTGGAGCCACTGTTGGCACGGGTTCAGGAGAACCCACATAAAGTTGTCTGCCCGGTGATCGATATCATATCGGATGATAACTTTTCATACATTAAAAGTTTTGAGTTCCACTGGGGAGCATTCAACTGGCAGATGCACTTTCGATGGTACACGCTGAGTGATGAGGAGTTAGCCGAGCGAAGAAAGGATACTACAATGCCGTTTCATACACCGTCGATGGCGGGTGGATTGTTCACAATTGATCGAAAGTATTTCTTCGATATTGGAGCATATGACGAACGGTTGAAAATTTGGGGTGGCGATAATTTGGAGATGTCGTTTCGGGTGTGGCAATGCGGAGGAGAAATCGAGATTGCACCCTGTTCGCACGTAGGACACTTGTTTCGGAAGAGTTCACCATATACATTTCCCGGCGGTGTTAGTGGG ATTCTCAATGAAAATCTCGCTCGAGTAGCTCTTGTCTGGATGGATGACTGGGCGAAATTTTTCTTTAAGTTCAATAAAGGAACTGAAGAATTTAAGAGTTTG AATGTTTCGAATCGAGTTGCTCTTAAAAAACAGCTGAACTGCAAGTCTTTCGACTGGTACCTGCGGAAGATCTGGCCCCAGAACTTTTTCCCCGCTCCCAACAAGTTCTTTGGTCGTATTCAGCCCATCGATCTCAGTACCTTTGACTACCAGGAATACATCGTtctaatgaaaaaaatcaatctgaTCGTGAAAAATCTTAACCCAGAGCTGAAATGGAAATTTCTCATCAAGTACCTATCGGAAAACGTTAAAAAAATTGGGGAATCCATGAAAATTGCCAAACACAGCTCATACTGCCTGCAGAAACCCAAATCCAATACACTCATCAATCAACCGGTCGGTCAATCGTTCCTGAAAAAATGCTCTCTATTGATCAACATCCTCGACGAAGAGTTCGTGATAGACGACTACGGAAGGATCATGACCGACGAGGGTGTCTGTTTGGATTCTTTTCGGAAAACATCCACCGATGGTGAGCAGCTCATCGAAGGGGAGAGGAAAATCAAAATGGTGACCTGTGGAAGCAATAAACCTGGCCAACGTTGGCTGTACGAAACGGATACCTATCACGTGAGGAACATCAACAGTAATGATTGTTTGGAGCGTGGTCTTACCCTCATAAAGGACGACAGTGAGGATAAGTTCGAGGTGTTTCTTAATTCGTGCGACGTGCGAAACGAACTGCAGAAGTGGATGCTGTTTCCGGTGGCTTGGAAGTGA